In one window of Falco cherrug isolate bFalChe1 chromosome 12, bFalChe1.pri, whole genome shotgun sequence DNA:
- the RGS2 gene encoding regulator of G-protein signaling 2 has protein sequence MERGGRRRSEAEEAEKGRMKRTIIKDWKTRLSYFLQNSSHSKMKSKKVGNHRTYFRPSPEEAQLWSEAFDELLANKYGLAAFRAFLKSEFCEENIEFWLACEDFKKTKSPQKLTSKAKKIYNDFIEKEAPKEINIDFQTKNMIAQNIQEATHTCFSAAQKRVYSLMENNSYPRFLESEFYQQLCKKAPITRAVQGT, from the exons AtggagcggggcgggcggcggcgcagCGAGGCGGAGGAGGCGGAGAAGGGCAGGATGAAGCGGACAAT AATTAAAGATTGGAAAACAAGACTGAGCTATTTCCTGCAGAACTCCTCCCAttctaaaatgaaatcaaagaaaGTGGGGAACCATCGCACTTACTTCAG ACCTTCCCCTGAAGAAGCGCAGCTGTGGTCAGAAGCCTTTGATGAACTCCTTGCTAACAAAT ATGGTCTTGCTGCTTTCCGAGCTTTTCTGAAGTCTGAGTTCTGTGAGGAGAATATTGAGTTCTGGCTGGCCTGTGAGGACTTCAAGAAAACCAAGTCACCCCAGAAGCTGAcatcaaaggcaaaaaaaatttacaatgaTTTCATTGAAAAGGAAGCTCCCAAAGAG ataaaCATAGACTTCCAAACAAAGAACATGATTGCACAGAATATTCAAGAAGCCACGCATACCTGCTTCAGTGCAGCGCAGAAGAGAGTTTACAGCTTAATGGAGAATAACTCATATCCACGGTTTTTGGAATCTGAGTTCTATCAGCAGCTGTGCAAGAAGGCGCCCATCACCAGAGCAGTCCAGGGGACATGA